The Neurospora crassa OR74A linkage group V, whole genome shotgun sequence sequence TACTTTTGGACACAGAAAGTCCCGTCATGATAGTAGTGCTGTGTGCAGGCAGTGTAATGGTGCGATACTTACTGTAGAGGTATTGTTTTTGTTCGAAATTCTCACATTTGACACTGAAATGATCGGCCGGCCCctgccttccttccttcctgccCACTCGGTCCGGTCCGAGAGCCTTCATGTGCACGGGCGCGGTACGAGACTGGACGTTGCCGATACATGTCCCGGTTAAGTAACGAGGTCTTTCGGAAGGAGTTACTGTCGTTAGATCAGATCGATTGGAGGAAGGAAGCCCGAAACGGAATTAGGGAGTCGTCCGTCGTTTCCTCTTGCATGTCACGCGACTGCACCTGCAACTGCAACTTGAACTCCTAATCTGCTTCAGTTGCCAGCTGTCATTGTCAAACACGAGAGTCTCCAACCCTCCAGTCCGACATCCACTGCATCCAATACATCGCCCGCCTGTCGACCGTTGATGATGAGCGATGGCTCGGCAACGCCCTACAGTCAAGTTCCGAGCATACAACACATCGTTATCAGCAGCCAAGATTACCGACGAGGGCAGTTCGTATCGACTTGACGCTGCCAGGCCTCGAAAGCCTATGACAGGCCCCAGTGTTGCGCCCTCAAGCAAGCCAGAAGCGAGCCTAGAAGCATTGAAAGCTGTATGTTTGTTCGGAAGGAGCCTCGGCCAATGATGTATAGCCCAAACCTCGAACCGCATATCGTGGCAGATCCCCTAAATCTGAAGATGGGTGCTAGTCCTCCAATCCTTCCGCCAGTCGCTGTTTCGCCTCACGTCCAAGCAGGTTTGTGTGGCATCAACGGCAAAATCGGCAGCGACTATTCGGACGGACCCTTCCATCAATCTTCGGAGACGAAACGCCAGCACGAGGTGCGGATAGATAGATGACACACATGCCAACAAGACAAGATTGGCGAATGGCTGCACTCGAATTTGACGGTGTCGTTGGGGGGATTGCCGTTGCGGAAGAATTTGGACGGCCTAGGCTCGAAGAAAGGCGTTCGGATAATTGCAGTAGCCCATGGTACAGTATCCGCCGTCCGCGCTGTCAACGAAGCTCTTGATGCCCTTGCTGTTCGGCCCCCCGACATGCACATACCCGCCCCCCTCGTTGCCCAGTGGTTGCACGCACTGCCCGCCAAAACTGCAAGACATGAGAGATGGTGTCGTAGTTGACGAATGAGCTTGAAGCTGACAGCTAGTTCCGATTTTATAGGTCCGTCAAGGAAACACTTGTGTGCCCTGTTGCTCTCACCCTCTcgacatcgtcgtcgtccctGTCCACGTCGCAACCGAAATCAAACCTCCTCGGAACTCGCCCAGAGCTGGGATAGAACCCTTCAACCTCGTGGCTTGCAGATATTGAAGTGGCCCTGACATGATTAGAACCCGCAACACGAGATTTTGCGCCGCACACTAGCCTCTCACGTCTCCGCAAGCCACGAGAGTATGAAACCAGCGTCATCAGAAACACATCCATCGCAACCTGATTCGAGGGGAGCCCAGGAGGAGCATGGGGTTCGGATCGGATAAAAAAGAGTCTGTGATTTTTCTGTCCGAAGTGGCTGCAGTCGAGGGTTCCGATCGACCGTCTTCGCTTGTCCAGCACATACCCTGGGGCGACACAATCTCGATGGCCCATCCAAATGGTGTCAAACCACTGTGTTATCTCCCTGAATCCAGATTGTCATATCCCATCCATGGCCACAACTGCTCCCTCGATCATTTTCTGCGCTCTCGATGGATTGATGGCGCGCTTCTACCCGTCGCCTGcaaatcaccatcaccaacgagaTTGACCCAGACCTGGCAAACCTAAAAGACAAACAAGGCCTGCAAGGATACTCCCGATGCCTTGAAGAAGCAGTGCTAGTATTGTTGGCACCCTTGTTGACACACTCTGTCGCTATCAATGATGAAAACTCCGACATCAACTGGCAACCTTGAGCTATACCTGTTCAGCAATGCTGCAAATCAACCGCTACACTCGCACCACAATGCACTGTTTCAATCCACAAGCATAGCCAAACAGCGAAACCCCAAATGGCAGACGATCTGCCGGACTCGGTCCGACGATCTAACTGATATCGGGGACACGGCGGGTATGCCTGACACAAGCGAAAAGATGAGGAAGGGGTACCTTGCAGTAAACGGCTGGATGTGGGTGGCCGCGTATTGTGTGTGTGAGTGTGTGCGCGTACGACTTCGCCTGCTGTCCGTTGGTTGTCGAAACGGACGGACCAGAGGGCGTGGCGACCGCCTGGCCGTGGGCTGGGCTTTGTTCAAGTCTTCAGGTCGCCGCGGAACGAGGagcgaagaaggagatgtAGAGGCAAGGCGATGTGCAATATCGTTTGATTCGCGGACAGCCGTTGACGTTGACGCCAACGCGTAACCATCGGCTGATGTTGTGCATCTGCTACCCTCTGAGGGAAGTTGTGAAAGTCCAGCTTCATTCAAGTGGTGCATCGCAACGACCAGACCATCGAGCCAGTGGCACCTTGTACTACCCATTACCTCGCCTCTTCGCCCATTATCCGCATTCAAATGTGACGAACTGAGCAGATACCGTTGGCGGAGTAAAGATGCCGTAGCccctagtgtagtgtagtgtagtgtagtctcGTTCATATTATCACAAGCTAGGAGGTACAAGAGCATCGATGAAGCTTCTGTGTGGCCGCAAAGCAACTAAAACCCACTCACTACGCACGAGAGAGAAGTTCAGAGCTGACGATTTGATACGCCTCCCCTCCCGGGGCTTTTTCATGCCTCCCTTGATTGGCACCTGGCGCGCCAAAGTCAAACCTAGTAGTTGACGTGGAACAGGTCGATGGAATGTAATCGTCAAACCAAGCAGGGCAAGTCCTGCCGAGCTCTCTTCAGTCTCTGTACAACGTTGGCTgactttgatgatgatgatgaggcaAGGTGCGCTTTGATATGACAATTGGCCCATCCCTCAGCGGACACTTGCCATGCAAGCTCAGGAAAGCCCACGGAAGACGGCGGTTGTCGAGACTTGGTTCCCCCCTTGCTCTATAAAGTCGGGCAGTGCAACATGCCCACATTGAAGAAGACATGAAGAAACGTAGAGGCGAAATAGCTTACGTAAGGTCTCGTCTGCATGAAGAGAACTGAAAGGTCGGCTAGAGGTGTGCGCGTCTTCGTTCCGTTCGTGTCAAACCATTTAAGCTAGGTTAGGTCCGAGACAATTGGATGCTCGTAAGCGATGGAGTAAGTAGTCGTGGTGGTAGTCGCCCAACATTATTGCATACGAGTGTCAGCCCTATTCAGCCAGGCTGTAACAAGCCAAGGCAGATCTCGGTTCCGAGATGTGCATGTTTTCCGGGAGAGAGTTTGGCGGCGGGTCTGGGGCGACAAAGATAGAATATGCCCCCTAATGCAAGTTTGttgtgcgtgcgtgcgtgcgtgcgtgcctACCTCCTCCTATAGTCATCGCGACCTCTATtgtctctgtctctgccTCTGCGGTGGTCCCTGTCATTGTAGTCTCGGTCGCGGTATCGGTCACGACTACGGTCGCCGCGTCTGTCTCTGCGGTCCAAGTCTCGATCATCTCGGCGGCGGTCAGCATCTCTTGGCCCGCGTCTGTTGTCACGGTCGTCCCGCCGGTCACGGTCCCTCCGAGGACTCCTACTGCGCCTAGACGTGGACCTGTcacggccaccaccaacatcagGTCGAGAATCCCTAACAGGAGGCTTATCGCCATCATGCCTCCCCTTCAAGTCCTCCACTCCGTGCACCATCTGATAGCTATCGTCATTGCGCCACTCAACATCCTCATCCCTATACTTCCTCCACTTCTCCAACTCGTCAACACCACCCCATCCACCGcctcccctcctcgccgCACTCTTTCTCTTCGAGTTGGTCTCTGACCGCCATACATCACTCAGCTTGCTAACGCTCTGACTGAAATCCACGTGGATTCTCCGGTCATCAATCAACACCGAGTCCATCTTGGAGTAAGCCTCCTCGCAGCTCTTCTTGTCTTCGAACTCGATAAACGCATACTGCAAACTGTCTCCCGTCTTTTGATCCCTGATCACTTCACAGCTCAAGATCTTGCCAAACCGGCTAAAGATCAGCTCGAGGTCTTCGTCCGTCGTCACCGGGTTCAGCTTGCAAACGAACAAGACGTTCTCGGGCGGCTTGACTTCGGCAAAGGGCAGGTCGCCCATCATTTCTAGGGTAAGAGCTTGCGCAGCCGCCTCGCGCTCCCGACGTCTTCGTTCTGCTTCGGCGGCAGCTTCTTCGCTGGCTTCGACATCTAGTAGCTCTTCGCCTTCGGTGATGCGGACCGTGGCTAGTTGGGCTTTGCTAGGCGGTGGCGAAGCGCTTGGCTCGCGCATGCCGGCCGGGTCCGGGTAGGGGTCGTCGAGAATGACGGTGTGTTTGATGCGGATGTCGACCAGGGGGTGGCCGCGCTCGTCGACGATGGCGTCGTTGATTTTCTCCAAAACATCAAAGCCTTCGACGACCTTGCCGAAGATGGCGGCTTTCCCGTCCAGGTAGTCTGTGTTGTCGCCGAGGGTGACGATGAATTGGGAGCCGGCGAGGCGGGTATCGGGGTCGGAAGGGTGGGGGACGGTGGCCATGCTGACGGTGCCACGCTCGAGATGTTTGAGTTTGGGGTGGAAGAGGGCTGGGAAAGTCTTTTCGGAGGGGTCGCCGGAGAGGAGGCCCCAGATGGACTGTCCGCCATCGGATTCGGAGGACAAGGGACCGAGGGGGTCGCCGgtctggaaggagaaggacttTTGGATGGAGTGGATGGGCGAGAAGTTGTAGTATTTGACCTTGCAGAGTTTGAGGAAGCTGTTGGTGATAGGGTAAGTATGTGACTTGTTAGTTGAGATAGAGTAGGGAAAACTGACTTCTCGCACATCTTGGGCGCATAATCAACCAAAAGGTCAATCACAATGTCGCCGGCGCTGGTCTCGAGGAGGACCGACATGGTGGGTAATCGTGGGTGTCGCGTCCGAGTTTAGCGTGTGCGCATGCGAGGGGATAAGTAGAGTAGACGCTTGGTTGGGCTGTGTAAGTACCTCTTAAAGTAGGCCGTCGATGGGAGATTGAAGAATGGAAGGTattgtcgtcgtcttccgtCTGTTTTGTTTGCGCCCGTCAAATGTCAATGTCAATGTCAATCGCAGTGACGTTTGAAACTTTGGATGGCAATGGCAGGCAGTTCGTTGCATGCTTTGCAAAGCTGCCTGCCGCAAGACCTCAATCCACGAGACTGGCCCAAGCTCCTTCACGGCACGGAACCACGTGATCTCATTCTTCCCAAACACGTGCCAAGTTATTCAACGGCTCCGACTACTTGCATTTCCAGGTTAGGGTTCACTAAGCGAAGCATGCCATCGAGCATTCCACTTTGGCTGCACCCGTCTCCAGATTTCATTGCCGTCGTTCCGCGTTCGAAGTCCTGATCACAACACCAAGGAAGTGGTCTAGACTCGCTAGTACTCCGCAAACCCGATTACTACCACCATATCATCGGGCAGTTGGCttgctttctttttcttgcttcCCCAGATCTTGGTTGTTTGCGATCGGGAGTGCAACACTCAAACTGCGACATTGCCGATAATCTCGAATGCACGACTCGGATTGATCAAGCAACTTGAAGTCATCGTTGCATGGCCGACGATCAAAACCCCGGACTGCGCATCGACAATGCGGCAGCAGCATTTACGAAGCATCTTCACATCGAGCATTGGAATCTAGTGGGATCCGAAATAATGATTGAAACTTTTTTGTCTTCATTCTTTCCGCCCTCCCAGAAATGCCAAATCGATATCGAAAACCTGGAAGCCAAACAACACTACACTAAAAATTACAAATAAACAAATAATAAGTTTTCTGCTTCCCTATGCATAGACAGGTGATGCGACTAATCCCTGGTTCGTAATGCCGCTTTTGTCTGTCCCCTTTCTGTTCCGTTCGTCCCCCCCAATTTCCATAACATGCTTTGTTGGTTGAATGAAATCCTCCATGaactgatgatgatgatcatgCTTCCCACTCTAGTGACACTCGATTCCTCCCCTGATCCGTGCTTCGATTcatctgcctgcctgccgccgccgccgccgccgaataGTCCCGAAAATAGAATGTCGTCGCGATGATTGCCAAGGGCGAAATTATCCGACCATTTGCCAAACATGGTTGTCCCATGTTTCCGCCATCTCGCAACACGGCGACACAGCCATGCTGGGAGTCCACTTCTCCCGGATTCAGATTCATGCCATGCTTCCCGAACCCTCTGCTCGAACCCGGATCCTCGGCGGCTGGGCGAAGCGAGATGCTCCAACTGGGTGTGGCTCCATAACAAGGGTCCATAGAAATTGGTAATGTCGATGTCATTGCATGACGGAGACACAATTCAAGATTGCTCCATATTACTGGCCGGTGTTTCCCGATGAGAGTTGTTGAAAATGGTTTCGAAGTTTCGATCGACAATAATCAGTCCGAAGACCAAATGTGACAGGGACAAAAAGAAAGTCCAGACAGAAAAACTCCACGCGCAACAACAATAAACAAGGAACCAAACAATCCGTAAACTCCAAGCTAAGATGCAAGCCAAGTCGTAACAAAATGTCCATGCAAGACACAAACAATGTGGTCCGCCAACCTCGGGCGATCCAACAAGAAAATCGGGAAAGGCGGATGGACGCTTCCCAAGTTGTAGACTGTCAATCCAGTAAagacgtcgtcgtcgtgaCAGACAGTTTTGCAGATGACGCCGTGCGTAAACGCAGCTTTCGTCGCTGCTGCCAACAAAAATGCAGACGACAGCCCGCAGCTGTCATCCTGTCTGTCTGTAAACTGAACTGAACCTCTTCTGCTCAATTCCCATAGTTTCCGCCTTTTACTCACCCCCACAGGCCGATCCcgcactcctcctcctccttcccctcctcagctccctctccgcctccaTCAACCGTCCCTGCACCCAGCTCCGAAACTGCCTGTTCCCTTCTCCCCTCGTCGCCTCGCAGTTCAACAGCTCCGTCAACGTGCGCTTGATGCCCTCGTTGACATCGCACAGCTTGGCCTCTTCTAGCGCCACTTCGGCTGCGTGGTGCAGCAGCGTCGTCTGGTCATCCAACGCCGACGAGCCAACGAGCGAGGAAGAACTGCCGCCAAAGGTGGAtgcggtggcggtggcggtagCGGACATACAACCGAATCCGCTACGTTGACGCTGTCGAGGGAGCGGGGAGGAGCGGCCGCCGTCGTGCGAATGGTGGGGGCCGGAGCGCGTGGGGGAGGTGGAAGGGCTGGAAGGGCGGAGTTCGTCGAGGTGTTGGATCAGGGACTCGTGCTGGGAGTGCAGAGCGAGGTAGGTCTGGAGGGCCAGGTCGCGGTTGTTGTTCACGTGGTTGTGGTAtgtgatggaggaggggggttcGGGCATggagtggaaggagagggaagaagggtggGATAGGTAGGTGTTCATTTTGAAGGTTGTTTGGGTTGGATagataaagaaaaaggagttatgattgttgtggttgtggttgtagGTAGAGAAGATATGCACGTTGTGCTTGTTGTGCTTGTTGCAGGTTTGATGTCTGCAGAGATACTACTGATgatgctgctactgctgctgctgctgctgcgttGTAGTATGATGATGGTAATGGTGGTAGTACCGCAAATGGCCGGATCATCGGACGTGTGTGCTGTTTTCTTCTTGAAAGCGACCGGAGGTGAACGAGGTGCCTCGGTGGTTTTGTCCGtcccttttttttgctttccgACAGTGGTGTAGCTCTGACGTATTGGTGAGGCAAGACTCGAGGATAGCTTGGGATAGCTTGAGGATAGCTGTTTTGGTGTTgtgcctgttgttgttgtttgttgtccGACGAGTCGTGCGTGCTTGGTTCGCCCGATTCCGTGCGTTCTCTTTCGCCCCAACCGTTCAAGAAAAGTTGAAGAAATAAGGGGTAGTGATGGATGATCGACAGTATATGATGCGTTACTGATCGGCGGTGGTATGCCGGTGTGGAAGGACGCGCGTGCACGAAAACCTGTGTCGAGTTTTATGTCGAGTTGGAGGGTCCAACAAAAGTTGAAGAGGCGAATGGGCCTGTTTTTAtacaacttcttcttcggaaGCGACTGTCAATTTCGTCGGGCAGCGACTGAGCAACCAGATGCTGGCGACTGCTGCTTGTTGTGCTGTGCTGATGGTGTGgtcggtgtgtgtgtgtgtgtggttcGCTTCGACTCGAACCTCCACTTCAATGCGCTTCGGTTCGCCTGGTTGGGTGGTACAGGAGCTTCGCGGTTTATAATGGAAATTCCGTCAAGCTGTCGccacccttctttttctggaACCCACAATCTTTTTTGGAAGGTCTGGAGGGGCTCAGAAGCAAATTGGGAGATTTCGTTCGATTCGGATGGAGAGTGGTTATGTACTGGGAATTGGATGTATGTCGGTAAAAGAGATTCCCTCGAGTGCCCTGATTAGGTCTGGATGGTGGTGGGGCCCTATGATGTTGGATGTGTGGTATTGCGACTGTGACCTCGACGGTGCCTGTTGCTTCTGTTgttctagaggtacccaacTTGTATATGTAGAGTTATTTGCTCTCAGGTCAGTGGACGATATTACGTTGGGAGGGAGGAatggaagagagggaaaacGATGAGGTGATGTGAATTTGGGCAGCCGTGGGGATTAATATGTACTTGTTCAAGTACCCTTCGGAACACACTCCATGCCACTTACCCTGTCTCTACTAGTCCTACGCTACTTATTTGCACGAATCACAGAGTCTCAGTTTAGTCTACGCTACAAAAAGACGGAATGCTCCAGAGGCCAGCCCCTTGACCTTGTTTTCTAGTGCAAAAAAGCTTACTTACCGGGCCGGAAGGGGAGACGGTAGGCGGCGGGAAATACAATCGTTGATGAGGAGACAGACGAAGACTTGGTTGCTTCCTTGGACCCGGGGCCTGCCATGCCCATCAATAGCGTTGGATCTTTGGCTTTTCTGGCCAATAGCCAGCCGTTTGGGATGGACATGGCCCCTGGGGCTAATGTACCTCCTCGTACCTACATTGGCCTGGTGTTGCCTGGTGGCGGGCGGACGGGGGGAAGGCATTCCCAGCTTCAAGTTTGAGCAAGATTGATGCCGTTCGAGGCGAAGACCTGTCTCGCGATTTCGGAAGCAGCCATGGAAGGAATGTATGGAAAACGAGTGATGAGCATTCGATGTGAGATCCAAAGAAGAATGTCTCGGACTCATGCCCGTTCGTCTATTCTCAAATTGCACATCACCGTCCTCGGTACGTCCCCAGAAGGAGGACTGCGAGGAGATCGCGGAGTTGTTAGGGCAAATGGCGCGAAGGAAGCTTCGCTACCCCACCTGGCAAGTCGACTCCACAGTGTCCCAAATAGCACCTGCACAAGTCTGCTTCCCACATCCACTTTCACCTCACACCGCTCACCATCCAGCGCCCAACCCCGCCATTGCGGTGTTCATTTTTTTTGCCTTCTCCTGCAAAAAAGAAGGTGAGCAGCATAAGTGCCGTTTCACATCCAATACGAGTCGGAGTTTCtatggggagggggagggggatgaTAAGAAGCCGAGGTGAAGACAGAAAACGTAAAAAGTAGAGGTgaggacgggacgggaagcTTCAGCTCAACGTCCAAACAAGCTTTTGTGTCAAGCAGAAGGATGAAATGAAATCAAGAAAAAGAGTGCGGTCAATTTTCAGCGTTGACAGCAAGTGGAAGAGATGAACATGtgtgaaggagaaggaccAATGCACTGGGTACTCCGGACGGGACTGGGGTCGGTGTCCAATGGACAGTGGATCCTAACAATTATTTTGGGGGCCTGGATGCCGTTGTCCGCCCTGCCGCCTTCTGAGGATGCGGCCTTGGATGGTTGACACTTTCTTGGAAGGGGGGATGGGTTCTTCCTTGTTCCTCCGTCTTCAACGCATCTTCAGCTCTTCACACAACCAGGCATCAAACTGCATCCGGTCTACGGACAGCCAAGGATTCACCACCACGTCGACGTTGTCCTCTTTGTTGCCTACGGTTTGCCGCGTacatgatgttgatgtcgtgGTGAACAACACTCGAGACATGGAAGCCAGGGGACACCATGGTGGTAAGTCACAGTACTTGGCAGTGACCTGACAGCTCTCCAGGGGTATTCGATATCAGAGAGACGGGatatgaaaaaaaagaaatcctTCTTTTACGACTCATCTTCACATGGTCACAGTCAGTGATATGAGGTTGCAATTCGGGCGCTGAGATTATCACCTTTTTGGGGAGATTACAGCCGTCGGTTGGGCGAATTGGGCAGACCCAAATAGCAACGGGAATTAAAAAAGCAGGAAACAACCACGACAGCGCGACGATATCTTCAGGTTGGCGCAGTGTGGCTGTCGAATGCTACTTTGGCGGTGCCTAAAGAATTCAAGCGCCGACGTTCGTGGACTTGGAGTGGCTGGGCTGGATGAAGCCTGTCAAGCCCAATCTGATACTGCAGTGATAACGAAACTGTCGTCAGCTTCATCCAGCCTGAATGGATGGCCGATGCCATGGTTGGTTCGGATCTCTATACCAAGTTGGGACCAAAGGCGCAGACTATCGTCGGCTGGGGCCGAAGCTATTTCAATATCACCGCAGCAACCTAACTGCTATCTCGCTGCCACAAGCCATCCGCTCCGCTAGATCGAGGCTGAGGACAACTCGGGATTTCTGATGTCAGCTGTGGCAGGGCATTCGTTATCTCGCTGGCGCTGTCGCTGAGCTGGCGCTGAGAAGACGCCATCAACCGCTATGTCTGTTCAGTCAATGGCTACGATGCGAACTCGACCAAGTAAATTGTTTACGTGTACCGTGAAGGAATCCTTTGAAACTATCCGCCAACACCTGGCACCAAGAAGTAGTGATGAGGGGTAACAAAAGGTACTTCACGATACCTCTACTGCCTTCCAACGGGACGTCAACCGAAGGACAAGAGAAGAGATCCCGGCC is a genomic window containing:
- a CDS encoding peptidyl-prolyl cis-trans isomerase-like 4, with translation MSVLLETSAGDIVIDLLVDYAPKMCENFLKLCKVKYYNFSPIHSIQKSFSFQTGDPLGPLSSESDGGQSIWGLLSGDPSEKTFPALFHPKLKHLERGTVSMATVPHPSDPDTRLAGSQFIVTLGDNTDYLDGKAAIFGKVVEGFDVLEKINDAIVDERGHPLVDIRIKHTVILDDPYPDPAGMREPSASPPPSKAQLATVRITEGEELLDVEASEEAAAEAERRRREREAAAQALTLEMMGDLPFAEVKPPENVLFVCKLNPVTTDEDLELIFSRFGKILSCEVIRDQKTGDSLQYAFIEFEDKKSCEEAYSKMDSVLIDDRRIHVDFSQSVSKLSDVWRSETNSKRKSAARRGGGGWGGVDELEKWRKYRDEDVEWRNDDSYQMVHGVEDLKGRHDGDKPPVRDSRPDVGGGRDRSTSRRSRSPRRDRDRRDDRDNRRGPRDADRRRDDRDLDRRDRRGDRSRDRYRDRDYNDRDHRRGRDRDNRGRDDYRRR